The segment TTGACTTCTCAAAGGAGATTGTGGTGCAGACTGATGTGTCCATTACTggactaggagcagtgctatcccaggttcaaaatggggaagaacaccccattgtttacctcagtcgGAAGTTAAAGGCCCATGGGGTAAATTATGCtacgattgaaaaagaatgtttggctgtgaagtgggctCTTAATTCCTCGAGGCACTATCTGCTGGGTagacagtttctgctaataacaGATTATGCCTCATTAAAGTGTATGGCCCAAAACATGGAAACTAACAGAAAGGTTAATAGATGGTTCTTAGCCCTTCAGGAATTTAGCTTTTATGTCAAGCATTGTCCTGGTGTACAGATGGAGAATGCAGATGCTTTATTTCGGGTCTATACCTACCTGGCAGCCcgtgtcccaaccctaaggttgaaaAAAGAGGGGGGagtatgtaacagctggccaacgaagacccagtttcatccaggatgataggtacatttgccccagatacaggtttaTATGCAGAGTAGAGACAAttagcttcttggccagatgagggagctaaagaggcctgagAATGATCAAGTGTTATTGtgtcagctgaaacccatcctggaaattaggctggggatataaactcccagcctgctctttcctgtgtctctgttcttggctggtgagctgggaggagggccaagagaactgtgagtaaagacacaaactatatttggaaaagctgtatggtttgGGCCTTGGAGTCCTgcgcagcactaggttgggcaggaTTATTAGcaaagggatctaacagttagtTAGAGGCTAAGTGGCccacccttgatgcacttttaacctgctggccatGTTTCCTGTTGAAAACACCCTCTGCTGCTACTGGCGATCTCACACCACCTATAAGtgggaaacaataaaaatataactctACGCAACCACCCCCACCTAcataaaacagtacatccaatGTGACTAGGGAAATGTCAGAGagtaaaacacaagaaaaaaaacaatacaaaagtgaACTAAGTGATCACACACAGCAGGACACAAAATGCAAACCATCCCTTACAGTagaaacacttttattatttccACCAAGGTCACCAATATCCACCGCGCCTATTCCAATCACAGAGGCCGCATCTGTCAATAACATTTTCACCACACACGGCACCCCAGAAATGGAAACTGGCATTCAGGTAGCCAGTAATATATCTATTCCCACCACCCTGGATCAAACACCTTCACTCTCCACATGACCAGATTTTGTACCATTACCTCCTACTTCCCTACCCCAACCAACATTCACATTTGGAGCTATCCCAAAGAAAAACACTCAGCAATCCTTTTAAGGAACATTCCATAAAAAACTACCATGTCCCAAAGTGGGACAACTCAAAGTTTTTTCTCAAGAATcccacacaaaaaacaaacttagAAATTGTAAACTTATCCTCCTACGAAAAAAGCCCAGAGGAGGAAGACGTCCTCAAAATGGGGTTGTCTTTTCCCTCAGGGAAAATTAACAAATTTGATTTAATCAAGGATGTGAACCTGTCGCAAGAAATTTGACCCTAAAATTGATGTTTGAAAAATTCTCTAAACCCAATACACCACAAGACCTCTCCGATTCTAAAAATCCCCAAATTTAAGATTTTAGAACTATAAAAACATTGCAGGAACTACTTAATAAAAATGGGGATACACTGGACACATGGAACCATCAGATGATGGAACTCATGGTAAGACATGTAAACTCCTGTTAACTCTAGACTAGCTACCATTGATGTGAAATCACTGTACAACTGTATCCCCCATCCACTGGGACTAGATACCATTAGATCAGTAATTGAGACCAACAACCcttcacataaaaaatacaatgaccTCATAATCAACCTACCCAAATACATCCTCACCAGGAATGTCTTTACATACAATCACAGACATTAGCCAAAAGTCCAGGGGGTCGCGATAGGGACAAAGTGTGCCCCATTGTATATCAACTTGTATTTGGGTGAGTGGGTAAAATACCTGTTTTTAGACCCTAGGTTTGCGATATTTCAGCCCGACATCTTTGTTATATCGATGATATTTTAATCATCTGGACAGACTCCACTCAAACCCTTCTGGATATATTCAATTTAATTCAAGCAAACAGAttgaatttaaaatttacaatgtaCTCACATGAAAACAAAGTGCCCTTTTTAGATATATACGTCATTATAACAGAGGATCACAAAATTACCACCACCCTCTATAGGAAAGGGACTGTGGGCAACACGATCTTACATGCCCATAGTTCCCAGCCCAACCCCCTATTAAAGAGCGTCCCTTTAAGCCAAATGCACAGGTTAAAAATTAATTGCGCAGCTGATACTGATTTCAAAAACGAAGCCAAAGCACTAACCACTAGATTACAATATAGAGGCTATagcaaaaaacttttgaaaagatCATACCACAAATCATGCCTACTCAAAAGAGACAgtctgattcatcaaacaaaataaacttcaaataaactCAAAGTTCATCTAATTATTTGCTATACCAAAGACCACTCAAATGTGCAGAAAATTTTATCAAAACACTGAAACAGTCTGTTAGGAAACCCGGACATTAGATCACATATACATAACAAACCtcaaatcattttaaagaagTCAGGTTCTCTGAAAGACTGTTTGGTCCACAACCAAAATGACCCAATTGACACAAGTAGACCAAAAGGTACCTTCAAATGCGGACATTGAAGACAATACAGTTGGATATATGAAAACCAAGCATTATTTTAACCTaaaggactaaagctacgtacacacggcagatttttatcgcccgataatcggcatcggccgaatatcgggcgaaaatctgccgtgtgtacagtcggtgtcgtccatcgtccaaacgaccgacctgccggatccacggacgatggacgacgaccgatcctaatgaaagggaaggggagagcgcgcagcagggtgccgctccgtcgctctccccctcccctctccatagagcatgaacggtgctgtatgtacagcaccgttcatgcatcgtgtggtcctttgtcgttggaaaggatcgtgaaagatcctttccaacgacaaaaattgcaagtgtgtacgcagcttaacacataGGTTAAATGAACATGTGAACTGTGAATCAAAAGGCATCTACCTCATCACCTGTAGATGCGATACATATTACGTAGGCAAAACTAAGAGAAAGACAACGTATATATGAGCATATATATgcaatcaaaaacagaaaaatgttaatacattttctcTGTTTGATGAATATACTTGGATCACACACAAACTATTAGAATAAGCACAAAGCTACCCCTGAGGATGCCTAcaaagggtgaaacgcgtcggttAACAAGGCTGCATGCAAACACTCGCACTTATTTCTGTTCCTTGAACATATGGTTTGCTTAGCGGTATACATCACTTTTAGAAACAACAAAACCACCAAGTAAGTGATCTATGTCTAGTAAGCAAGAACTGGACCTCATGGAATGAGGCCATATTAAATAATAGTTTGTATGCAAGCAAATATGGTTTGGTTTATAATAtcctatatatatgtaaaatacaagataattattttcaaaaaaccGGCGTGTTGATTGTATTTCTATATACATTAGCAACCTGCCAAGTGTTGTTCCACCAGTGATTGTTAGAGAAGATGCCAGATCTGATGACCCACCATTCAGTGGTTGATAACATAATCAACTAGCCAATATTTGTCACTATGGCAACCACATTGAAGTTGGCCTCGGCATAATATTATAGGAAGGTGAACGCCCACAGCACATGCATTCCAACTTTTTGTAGATATAAAAATCTATAATAAACCTATCCTTACCGTGTTATTTTAGAAATAGTACATTGATGGGCCATTTACATCTATACACGGGACAACACGCCTGCATTTCCAGACAATAGTGCCGTGTGTAAGGTAAACCTTTCATCTGAATGATTTGCCTAACACAGGAAATTCAGACACTGAATAGCAGATGTGCAGTAATGGGGAGATCCCCCGACACTGAATAGCGGATTTCATGTCAGCAGGATGTTTCCATATAGCACTGATTGCAGCAAGATTAGATTCCATTGAGTATGATCACCTATAATTTAATCTATTTTACTAGTTATCAGAATAATTGGAATACCAGAATTATACAAGATTCTAGAGAAAAGATGATTTCATGGCTGACAAGAGTGTGATAAGATCCAAGAATAAGCTAACAGTCTGGGATTGGCTGTTTATAGAGACAGAAAGGAGAtctgatatgaatacattatgtaattattatatttctatattttaaatattgtccaAGAATTTATTATCTCAGTCAGTCCTGTTATACTCACAGTAATTCCGCTATCCGGCTTGTTGTCAgagcttccatcagatccctgaaatgaGGACCCTCCAGATTGTTATCGGTCAGGTtcagtgtcctcagtgtctggttatttcttattccagatgccaggtgggggcaGGAACTGTTTGTTAGGAGACTATTCTCCAAActgtagaagaagagaagaatgttaccagaAGAATATGAATTTCTCCCCCAGGAATTAATGGAAATATTTTCTACATGAATGGAGCTTGTTTCTTTTCATTGGAATCATTTATGTTTCATCACTTTATATATCTCCAgcacatataattttttaaggGAGGAAGAGCAGTCCCTCACATGTCTGATGTCCAGGTAATTACAAGGAGAGGACAAAATGAGACGTTTACAATGGGGTTTATAACATATACAGAACTAAAACAACAGACCGGGGATGACCACTGTCCTTAGATAGGGGGATGACACAGCAGGGGGGTCTcccgctcatcctcccctctccagagaactgaacagtgctgagTGTACAACACTAGTTTGTTTTAGTATCTCTGAAAATGATAGGAGcagatcgtttccagtgacatatatctagtgtgtgtacaggaCTTTAGTGTCTCTTTACAAAACACTgcaagtggtggtggtggggagggggggagtTTATTGAAATTGTGGATGATGATGACAACTATAGAAGTTCAGAAAGTCTCAGCTATCTATGCACTGTTTTGATAAATTATTCCCCTATCAATTCACTCTAGACCTGttcataaaatctgtttttttgctATTCATTAATTTTCTAAAGTGACAGCTGAGCACTTTTGATGATTGACCACTAGGTAGCAGAATTAggtattgttttaataggaactgaaagaaGACATGTAGAGAAATTTGACTGTCAGCAAATTTTAGACAAATTGACtgagggaataatttataaatagggccccaTGTGTACGAATCCCAAATATTCCCCCACTGAGATATCCCAGCTATCAACTTAACCTTTCCCCTTCTTTCCATACCACATACAAGTGAATACAGAACAACTGAGGTCACTAGTACACCTTGCCCCCTGATGGTGATTGAAGCCGTTAAATCCCTGTGACTTGAGGTTATAATCATTTgcatctaagtttttttttttttttttaccattattatcaTACAGTGGTACGGTCTATAACAGGGATCCCCATTTCCAGTGCTCATGGATCAGGATCCATATATGTCTGTAGCATTTCTCTAGTTTACAGAGGTAAATGAAGGAAAGAATGAattacactgggcctgatttaattatgctctccaagactggagaagatagactatcataggtgaacctgggtgactcagcaaacctggaagtgatttggtccaggattgaaaacaagctatagcaaaatgatttttaaagaaagcaaTTACAAGTTTGATGGTatattcaggttctcccatgatactctatcatctccagtcctaaaaaagtttgaaaaatcaGGCTCAGAGAGTCAGAACATGGCTCTGTTTATTTCAACACGTACCCTATGTGTAGCCCTTAAGATCTGGAGTGAAAGACccctaatttattgtattttctccaTACAATAAATGTGCGATTATTCGTACCTCATCTGAAACCCACCAAATTGGGATGTCGCCCACTGTGTACATTAGCAACCTGCCAGGAGTTGTTCTAACAGTGATTGTTAGGGAAGATGCCGGATCTGATGACCACCATTCAGTGGCTGATTATAACATAAACAGCTGGCCAACAGTTATCACTATGGCAACAACTTTAAAGTTGGCCACTGCATATTATCTTAAAAATGGAACCACTAATACGGATAAATACCTGTTTGTAGAATGAAAAAACGATAAGAAATCTATCTTCACTAAACTAAAGTAACTAAAGTCACTAAAACATTAATGGGGCcacttacatatatatgtaaggCCACTATACACTGGAAAACACGCCTGCATTTCCAGACAATGGTGCCGTGTGTAAGGGAAACCTTTCACCTGAATAATCTGCCTAACACAGGAAATCCAGACACTGAATAGCAGATGTTCAGTAATGGGGAGTTCCCCCGACACCGTATGGTGGATGTCATGTCAGCAGGATGTTTCCATGTGGCAATGATTGCAGGAAGATCAGATTCCCCGGTGTATGACCACCTATAATTTCATCTATTTTACTAGTTACCAGTCTAAATGGAATGGAAGAGAAAAGATTTCATGGCTGACAAATGTGTGATAAGATTCAATAGGAAGATACCAGTCTGGGATTGGCTATTTACAGAGTTAGAGAGGAGATCtaatatgaatacattatgttattattatatttccacATTTTGGATATTTtcccagaatattattatctcaGTCAGTCCTGTTATACTCACTGTAATTCCTCTATCAGGCTTGTTGTCAgagcttccatcagatccctgaaatgaGGACCCTCCAGAATGTTCTTATTCAGGAtcagtgtcctcagtgtctggttatttcttattccagatgccaggtgggggcaGGAACTGTTTGTTAGGAGATTATTCTCCAAACTgtaaaagaagagaagaatgttaccagaAGAATATGAATGTCTTCCCTAGAAATGAATGGAAGTATTCTCTACATAAATGGAGCTCATTTCTCTTTCTTGGAATCATTTAagtttcatcattttattaatctccagtaaatataattttataagaaGGGAAGGGCAGTTCCTCGCACATCTAATGTCCAGGTAATTACAGGGAGAAGACAAAATGAGACATTTACAATGGAGGTTTAAAATCTTAAAATTTCTCTGTAATTTATACAGAACTATAACAGACCGGGGATGACTGCTGTCATTAGatatggggaggatgcagcagggggtctcccactcatcctcccctctccagagaactgaacagtgctgagTGTACAACGCTTGTTTGTTCTAGTGTCTCTGAAAATGAAAACAGCTGATCGTTTTCAGTGACatatatctagtgtgtgtacaggaATTTAGTGTCTTCACAAAACACTGCAAGTGGTGGTGTGAGGTTTACTGAAATTGTGTATGGTGGTGACAACTATGGAAGTTCAGGAAGTCTCAGCTATCTATGCACTGTATTGATGAAtgataaatccccccccccccccctcaattgCCTCTAGACGggttcatattattttatttttggctatTCACTATTTTCTCATGTGACATCTGTGCACTTTTGAAGATTGACCACTAGCTATCAGAAcgagttattgttttaatatgaaCTAAAAGGAGAGATTCaaccatctgtcagcaaattttaGACAAATTGACTAGGGGAATAATTTAGAAATAGAGCCCCATGTGTACGAATCCCAAATTATTCCTCATTGAGATATCCCAGCTTCCAGCTCATTATTTCCCCTTCTTTCTATACCACATGAAAGTGAATACAGAGCAAGTGAGGTCAATAGTACACCTCGTCCCCTGATAGTGATTGAAACCATTGAATTCCTGTGACCTGGGGTTATAATCATttgcatctatttttttattattatttataatttttttaccattattatcaTACAGTTGTTATAGTCTGTAACAGGGATCCCGATTTCCAGTGCTAAGGGATCAGGAACCATATATGTCTGTAGCATTTCTCCAGTTTACAGCGGTAAATGAAGGAAAGAATTATTAATactgcgcctgatttattaatgctctccaagactggaaaagataaagtatcatgggtgaaccagggtgactcagcaaacctggaagagatctagtccaggattgaaaacaatctatagcaaaatgatttttaaagaaatccattccaggtttgatgggttatttaggttctcccatgataatctatcttctccaatcctaaaaaagttttaaaaaatgaggcACAAAGAGTCAGGACATGGCTCTGTTTATTGCAACATGCGCCCTATGTGTAGCCCTTGAGATTTGGAGTGGAGGACccctaaattattgtattttatccaTACCTGTGCGATTTTTCGTACCTCATCTGACAACCACCAATTGGACAACCACTTTAAAGTTGGccattacataatattttaaacacagaATCCCCCTAATGCGGATAAATACTTAATATTTGTAGAATGAAAAGCCTATAAGAAATCTATCCTCACAGTGTTTCTATAAAACTAGAAGATTAATGGCCTATTCACAtctataagataaaaaaaacatgcctgcATTTCCAGAACAATGGTGCCATGTGTAAGGGAAACCTTTCATCCATATGATCTGCCTAACACAGAAAGTTCACACACTGAATAGCAGATGTGCATTAATGGGGAGATTCCCCAACACTGAATAGCGGATGTCATGTCAGCGGGATGTTTCCATTTAGCACTGATTGGAGTAAAATCAGATTCCCCAGTGTATGGCCACCTATAATTTCATCTATTTTACTAGTTACCAGACTAAATTAAATATCATAATTAAACAAGATTCTAAAAAAAGGATGATTTCATGGCTGACAAGAGTGTGATAAGATTCAAGAATAAGCTAACAGTCTGGGATTGGCTATTTATAGAGTTAGAAAGGGGATGTGATATGAACacaatatgtaattattatatttctatactttggATATTTtcccagaatattattatctcaGTCAGTCCTGTTATACTCACTGTAATTCCTCTATCCGGCTTGTTGTCAgagcttccatcagatccctgaaatgaGGACCCTCCAGATTGTTCTCAGACAGGTtcagtgtcctcagtgtctggttatttcttattccagatgccaggtggggACAGGAGCTGTGTGTCAGGAGATTATTATCCAAACTgtaaaagaagagaagaatgttaccagaAGAATATGAATGTCTCCCCTAGAAATGAATAGAACTATTCTGTACATAAATGGAGCTCATTTCTCTTTATTGGAATCATTTATATAAGTGAAACTTATAAGTGTCCTACTTTTCTGTGATTATTGTTGTGCTGATGGGTAACTCTATGTCCGACTGGTTATAGCATCTTCTCTTTCTTGTTCTAAACCACCTGTACACTggccaaatattttatattcattcagATATTATTGTACTATCAATATTGGAGACACCTCACAAATATTCTAGTCAATGTTCCTAATAGCCTTGTGTTCTCTACATGTGGGCATCTAGTAAACTCCACCACTGAGTTTGGAATCCACGTAAACTCACcactatatatagataaaaaaccACACATCAGTTTAGCAAAACATGAATTAGGCGCAGAGCACTGTAGTACCTAAAACATAGAGGGatctataaatgttttgttataaatgttttcaccaagaATAACCCAATTTTAcccaacatttacatatttttcatattgacataattatgaaaatgtgtaaatgctaAGTAAAACTTGCATTCTTGCATTTTCTAATATattcaaattttgaaaaaatgtgtacatataggTTAAAAGCTGGGTAAATGACAAAGTATGATATTGACAATTGTtacatatgttaaaataaatgggcATGGATATCTATGACTAGGTATAATTATACTAGTACATATGTTTAAATCTTTGCAAATGTAAAACgttgtacattttcatttgtaaacctaataaagctttattttggaaaaaaaagatgggtgaatgtttggtgaaaacatttataaatggaccctaTAATATGTTTTGTATACTACAGTGTTGTGTTTCTAATATCTTACTTTGCTCTGATAATAATTATAACTGTCTACTagctaaatgtatttcttcagaTTGTAGGATTTACCACATGATGGTCACTGTCACACAAAACCTCAAAAATCTACAGTTTAACACAGAAATGTGCTTATCCATAATCAATTCTTACCTTAATCTCTTTATGGAGTGTAAAGCTGGTATAAGTTTCCTGAATCCTTCAACCGGAATATGACAGGAATTGAGTTTTACTTCTTCTGACTCTGTGCAGGACTGAAGGACAGAAGACAGCACAGAGCAATCCAGAGGGCTGAGGGAGATTCCGGAAAGGTCAGTATTGTTTGATCCAATACATTGTGACACCAGAGCCTTATTCCTGCTCTCATGGAGATAGTAGAATGCATTAGGAAGACTTCCATGGTCAGAGCTTTGTTTTGGGATTGTATGCTGGATCCAAGTAATGACATCTCTGGCAGCCTGAACAGACAATTCCCCAACATGAGACTTTAACAGGAATCTAGTAGAAGAGTCTGAGAGACCACAGAGGAAACGGAGCAATATTTCAGCACGGCCATCATTGTAAGATTCAGCAGCATTAAGTGTTTTCTGTAATCTGTCAGCATTATAGTCTATAAAATGAGCTAAAGCAGCAAAGAACTCCTGAAGAGTGAGATGTAAGAAGGTGTAATCCACATTAGGTGGCTGACCAGATTCCAtcataaaacatgaaaagagaTGTTTATCATTTCTTACATTGAATGAGTTCAGATAACGGTCATCAAATACAATCAGGTGATTCATGACTCCATATTCTGCCATCCACCCAATTGATGTCAGCAGTTCCCGGGCAGTGTGACTATCTGCTGTATTCTGGTTGTGATTGGCTAGAATGTTGGTGACAAAAGTCACAAAGAGTTGTGTCACAGTTTTGGGCAATGACTCCATCAGCTGATCAGTGTTGGTTGGTTGGGCTTTGAAGCACATTGATAACACTGTACAGACAATCCAGCAGTATGATGGGATGTAACAGAAAGTGTACAGCGTGTCATTCTCCTGCACATAATGAAAAGCCTTGTCTGACAATTCTTCACTTCCAAAGAAATTTTTAAAGAAGATCAGTCTATCTTCATGTTGAAATCCCATGATGTCAGCTAATCTCTGGAAAACACCGGTATCAACTGATGCCAGTCTGGTTGGGCGGCTGGTTATCAGTACAGAGCAACCTTTAAGAAGACTCTGCCTTACCAAACTGACCACAATTTCACCAAAATGTGTTCTCTGCTTTGGATGGGTCAGTTTATTTGATCTGAAATCCATTTGGTGACTGCTTTCATCTAATCCATCAAATATAAACAGAAGTCTCTCCGGATCTTGTAGAATATTTCCAATCTGACTCTCCAGATATGGATATTGTTGAAGAATCATCTCCTCCAAGCCGACCTCTCCCAGTCTATTAAGATCCCGGAATCTAAAGGAGAAGACAAAAGCAAATTTCTGGTAGAGTTTTCCGGTCACCCAGTCATGGACAAACTTCTGTATCAGTGTAGTCTTCCCTATTCCTGGCACTCCGCTCACCATTACTGCATGTGGTACACATTGTGACTGGTGGCTCCAGCTGAACAGCCTGTTAGGGGAAATGAGTTCCAGTCCAGTTTGAGTTTCCTTCAAGCATTCCTCATGTTTTACCCCACTCTGTATTAGTTCATTCTGGGGACGCTGCCTGAACTGATCAGAGGAGACTACAACCAGGTTCACATAACGCTCATTGATGAGGAATCTTTGTGGTTCCAGGGTAGTTCCTGGGGGTTTGTGCTCAGCTAGAATCTCAGTCCTCTCCATCAGATGTTGTTTGTGCTTTTCTTGAATTTCTGTTGAGAGATGGAAATAATATTTCCACAAAAGTGAAAATTGTAATAGAATGATTTATGTATTTAGTAATCTCTTATGTATAATTgccaaaatgttaaataaaatttgttcCATAGATACCTGGAGACTAAAAATTAAATCTAAACCTACTGCagaaacattataataatattttacttaagTATGTAACTAGAGCACTCATATAATTTGTCAAGTCATTTGATGTAAGGCATATGAACTGTAcctctgtatataaatattaaagtgggccaaaaaaaaatgtacagatttgaGCCAAAAAATCTAAGAGCAAAAGGGTATGTTCAGACTTGCGGTAAAATCAGATGTCTGTAAAGACAATAGATAAGATTAGAACAAATGAGTCTGTTCATTTTACAGGTGGGAGGAGGCAGGTCATGCAGGGGTCATCATATTTATGCGGGTTTATTACATTTGTGTGGTAGCAATGAATATGTGGAGTCAGAATTACATGTTTTGCTCCAAAGcaagccaggtgcattggtaatatagtgaagaggggaagggggcatgggaaaagacaggctttatTTAGGCGTAgtgataaaaatgtttgttacatttttttttaatttaagaaagACCCTGTCACTAACAGAGATCTCCTATGCTAGTAATCATTGAAGTCAAGTAGTAATACAAACAGATAATTATTGTTTGGTCCATAAGCAAGACATATTATCAACACAATTCAATGTTGTAATTAGGGATATCTCAgataacccaacgcgtttcgcctcatggggcttcctcaggggattttgagaaCTT is part of the Pyxicephalus adspersus chromosome 12, UCB_Pads_2.0, whole genome shotgun sequence genome and harbors:
- the LOC140342700 gene encoding NACHT, LRR and PYD domains-containing protein 3-like isoform X5 yields the protein MIFEYYRDDLTHILGNLDRHTILRELDARKVLSEELLQEYFSRTPMDAATFSNCLLQDIQDMGREGVIGFLECLYALKKNHPHPNLLAVLDEISQTGEDLVQQIFLDEHGDTLTPELREIQEKHKQHLMERTEILAEHKPPGTTLEPQRFLINERYVNLVVVSSDQFRQRPQNELIQSGVKHEECLKETQTGLELISPNRLFSWSHQSQCVPHAVMVSGVPGIGKTTLIQKFVHDWVTGKLYQKFAFVFSFRFRDLNRLGEVGLEEMILQQYPYLESQIGNILQDPERLLFIFDGLDESSHQMDFRSNKLTHPKQRTHFGEIVVSLVRQSLLKGCSVLITSRPTRLASVDTGVFQRLADIMGFQHEDRLIFFKNFFGSEELSDKAFHYVQENDTLYTFCYIPSYCWIVCTVLSMCFKAQPTNTDQLMESLPKTVTQLFVTFVTNILANHNQNTADSHTARELLTSIGWMAEYGVMNHLIVFDDRYLNSFNVRNDKHLFSCFMMESGQPPNVDYTFLHLTLQEFFAALAHFIDYNADRLQKTLNAAESYNDGRAEILLRFLCGLSDSSTRFLLKSHVGELSVQAARDVITWIQHTIPKQSSDHGSLPNAFYYLHESRNKALVSQCIGSNNTDLSGISLSPLDCSVLSSVLQSCTESEEVKLNSCHIPVEGFRKLIPALHSIKRLSLDNNLLTHSSCPHLASGIRNNQTLRTLNLSENNLEGPHFRDLMEALTTSRIEELHLENNLLTNSSCPHLASGIRNNQTLRTLILNKNILEGPHFRDLMEALTTSLIEELHLENSLLTNSSCPHLASGIRNNQTLRTLNLTDNNLEGPHFRDLMEALTTSRIAELLLYNNHLTDSSCPHLASGIRNNQTLRTLNLSWNNLEGPHFRDLMEALTTSRIEGLLISNYCKSGNARRELKKLEELRPELQVVIL
- the LOC140342700 gene encoding NACHT, LRR and PYD domains-containing protein 3-like isoform X1 yields the protein MNNLHYSGVQSGGWNSGVEDPTALEKMFGGLGAIFRPDDIGQFRHQLSTYQDSSLRMIFEYYRDDLTHILGNLDRHTILRELDARKVLSEELLQEYFSRTPMDAATFSNCLLQDIQDMGREGVIGFLECLYALKKNHPHPNLLAVLDEISQTGEDLVQQIFLDEHGDTLTPELREIQEKHKQHLMERTEILAEHKPPGTTLEPQRFLINERYVNLVVVSSDQFRQRPQNELIQSGVKHEECLKETQTGLELISPNRLFSWSHQSQCVPHAVMVSGVPGIGKTTLIQKFVHDWVTGKLYQKFAFVFSFRFRDLNRLGEVGLEEMILQQYPYLESQIGNILQDPERLLFIFDGLDESSHQMDFRSNKLTHPKQRTHFGEIVVSLVRQSLLKGCSVLITSRPTRLASVDTGVFQRLADIMGFQHEDRLIFFKNFFGSEELSDKAFHYVQENDTLYTFCYIPSYCWIVCTVLSMCFKAQPTNTDQLMESLPKTVTQLFVTFVTNILANHNQNTADSHTARELLTSIGWMAEYGVMNHLIVFDDRYLNSFNVRNDKHLFSCFMMESGQPPNVDYTFLHLTLQEFFAALAHFIDYNADRLQKTLNAAESYNDGRAEILLRFLCGLSDSSTRFLLKSHVGELSVQAARDVITWIQHTIPKQSSDHGSLPNAFYYLHESRNKALVSQCIGSNNTDLSGISLSPLDCSVLSSVLQSCTESEEVKLNSCHIPVEGFRKLIPALHSIKRLSLDNNLLTHSSCPHLASGIRNNQTLRTLNLSENNLEGPHFRDLMEALTTSRIEELHLENNLLTNSSCPHLASGIRNNQTLRTLILNKNILEGPHFRDLMEALTTSLIEELHLENSLLTNSSCPHLASGIRNNQTLRTLNLTDNNLEGPHFRDLMEALTTSRIAELLLYNNHLTDSSCPHLASGIRNNQTLRTLNLSWNNLEGPHFRDLMEALTTSRIEGLLISNYCKSGNARRELKKLEELRPELQVVIL
- the LOC140342700 gene encoding NACHT, LRR and PYD domains-containing protein 3-like isoform X3, which translates into the protein MFGGLGAIFRPDDIGQFRHQLSTYQDSSLRMIFEYYRDDLTHILGNLDRHTILRELDARKVLSEELLQEYFSRTPMDAATFSNCLLQDIQDMGREGVIGFLECLYALKKNHPHPNLLAVLDEISQTGEDLVQQIFLDEHGDTLTPELREIQEKHKQHLMERTEILAEHKPPGTTLEPQRFLINERYVNLVVVSSDQFRQRPQNELIQSGVKHEECLKETQTGLELISPNRLFSWSHQSQCVPHAVMVSGVPGIGKTTLIQKFVHDWVTGKLYQKFAFVFSFRFRDLNRLGEVGLEEMILQQYPYLESQIGNILQDPERLLFIFDGLDESSHQMDFRSNKLTHPKQRTHFGEIVVSLVRQSLLKGCSVLITSRPTRLASVDTGVFQRLADIMGFQHEDRLIFFKNFFGSEELSDKAFHYVQENDTLYTFCYIPSYCWIVCTVLSMCFKAQPTNTDQLMESLPKTVTQLFVTFVTNILANHNQNTADSHTARELLTSIGWMAEYGVMNHLIVFDDRYLNSFNVRNDKHLFSCFMMESGQPPNVDYTFLHLTLQEFFAALAHFIDYNADRLQKTLNAAESYNDGRAEILLRFLCGLSDSSTRFLLKSHVGELSVQAARDVITWIQHTIPKQSSDHGSLPNAFYYLHESRNKALVSQCIGSNNTDLSGISLSPLDCSVLSSVLQSCTESEEVKLNSCHIPVEGFRKLIPALHSIKRLSLDNNLLTHSSCPHLASGIRNNQTLRTLNLSENNLEGPHFRDLMEALTTSRIEELHLENNLLTNSSCPHLASGIRNNQTLRTLILNKNILEGPHFRDLMEALTTSLIEELHLENSLLTNSSCPHLASGIRNNQTLRTLNLTDNNLEGPHFRDLMEALTTSRIAELLLYNNHLTDSSCPHLASGIRNNQTLRTLNLSWNNLEGPHFRDLMEALTTSRIEGLLISNYCKSGNARRELKKLEELRPELQVVIL